A stretch of Aspergillus nidulans FGSC A4 chromosome VI DNA encodes these proteins:
- a CDS encoding protein msb1 (transcript_id=CADANIAT00010097) gives MPSFTRFFRSKDSNAAKKSSNTPAAEDTGPAKPTWTDAWQRTEIAPEEVQQLLRGCTQELKVRALQTPFMLLPFRPSSDTVTARTFIRNYFNESLKRGSPFAGDELAHELRLTDPMVLCSVMKWCWSRLPGGVVTWEAYELFKVGEQDSQFARDAFSTFIPISVDSDARTKIIFDFFDLLTAIAAHGKSNGLGGRKLSRYAGWWAFEQNDTGNGFEAAYKNWTSAADATSHLFFAYLRSLSPDTPRGMSGISTLPIALQSLVQATEYPPETPTLLQVSTTKVVMIVDTVSPTPFALLRRAKNFEYRDSDKHLQEFAGYEDPRKALTDECLRVLKCISSTNQSAVDEPVVADHDASWSRFEDLGFGGAIEATLEEDKALSSPTLKEFGGSLRSVPHSGTGDLGRPTTPSWADFMSSGFGDDNSFKAPVAPLLLPPDKVLPPIASIRGQSSQSHKRGLNDEPSMDPGELASITTLDLDDSFWWVWISSLAGEEPTARKAVFGRCALLETVIKNTKWLVLEEQVKGAAPDPDPGAYIVEKKRFFGFTTRRGKLSRRKSSAKKISSVEDSYKRPNNQGPNSKASIAPDQHARIQAAAAALQRKHREEQGLANGTKSTAGQDSYSTKTNSVMTLQPSILNEASQAMKWASNYDKNAYRAAYLNNSRAGTGAGTGAVVDEQKEQPTPSITTSTRQPPPASPKTSAPPSAAPVPDATEKPADDAKVNTNPAKQSTVDSPTPETKESVEPELPHKLKKAGFKNMFGTTKKKETDIKQPMKPVEGSAVAAARAALESKARASQEQPPARNGTTVLRKKPVAATAPAKSVKQITEVHEPKATATPEPESSAPASAPAQVPEPAPAPTPENMSDKPKIRREAEYDALSRVDTNEQVAADQEFSRFDQGPLLEQPAFVPEDSPVEEAFPAEKPEDEPTPSSPVSPPRINNASQDRWAQIRKNAAERIVQTGGRPSTADEDGNTSEEESFETRAARIKARVAELTGNMQAANRP, from the exons ATGCCTTCGTTCACTCGCTTCTTTCGGAGTAAGGACTCCAATGCTGCGAAAAAGAGCTCAAATACACCTGCGGCAGAGGACACGGGCCCAGCGAAACCGACATGGACCGACGCCTGGCAGCGAACCGAGATTGCACCGGAAGAGGTCCAACAACTGCTGAGAGGTTGCACTCAGGAGCTCAAAGTACGAG CTCTGCAAACCCCGTTCATGCTACTTCCATTCCGTCCAAGCTCCGATACAGTCACGGCCCGTACATTTATTCGGAATTATTTTAACGAGTCTTTGAAAAGAGGCTCTCCTTTCGCTGGGGATGAATTGGCACACGAACTTCGCCTTACCGACCCGATG GTCCTATGCAGTGTTATGAAATGGTGCTGGAGTAGACTCCCCGGAGGTGTTGTTACCTGGGAGGCGTATGAGCTATTTAAGGTTGGCGAACAAG ACTCTCAGTTTGCTCGCGACGCCTTCTCCACCTTTATACCCATTAGCGTGGACTCAGACGCTCGGACCAAAATCATCTTCGACTTTTTCGATCTTTTGACAGCTATCGCGGCACATGGGAAGTCTAACGGTCTGGGAGGGCGGAAACTTTCCCGATACGCTGGATGGTGGGCATTTGAACAAAATGATACCGGCAATGGCTTTGAAGCAGCCTACAAGAACTGGACGAG TGCTGCCGATGCAACGAGTCACCTATTCTTCGCTTATCTACGTTCACTTTCTCCCGACACTCCTCGCGGCATGAGCGGCATATCTACGCTGCCCATCGCCCTGCAGTCCCTCGTCCAAGCCACGGAATATCCACCTGAAACGCCGACATTACTTCAAGTTTCGACTACCAAGGTGGTCATGATCGTCGATACAGTCTCCCCCACTCCCTTTGCCCTACTACGCCGGGCAAAGAATTTCGAGTACAGAGATAGTGATAAGCATTTGCAAGAATTCGCAGGTTACGAAGACCCCCGAAAGGCCTTAACTGATGAGTGTCTACGGGTCCTAAAATGTATCTCATCTACTAACCAGTCTGCTGTCGACGAGCCGGTTGTGGCTGACCACGATGCGTCATGGTCGAGGTTTGAGGATCTTGGTTTCGGGGGCGCTATCGAAGCCACCCTTGAAGAGGACAAGGCCTTGTCCAGTCCCACCCTAAAGGAGTTTGGAGGTAGCTTAAGGTCCGTACCTCATTCTGGCACCGGTGACCTCGGCCGTCCTACAACACCATCATGGGCCGACTTCATGTCATCCGGGTTCGGGGATGACAATTCTTTCAAAGCCCCAGTTGCTCCCCTACTTCTGCCTCCTGATAAGGTCCTACCGCCAATCGCCTCAATACGGGGCCAAAGCTCCCAATCCCACAAACGGGGACTCAACGACGAGCCCTCTATGGACCCTGGTGAGTTGGCTAGTATCACCACTCTCGACTTGGACGACTCTTTTTGGTGGGTTTGGATCAGCAGTTTGGCTGGTGAAGAGCCCACCGCACGAAAAGCGGTCTTCGGGCGATGCGCTTTGCTCGAGACGGTCATTAAAAACACAAAATGGTTGGTACTAGAAGAACAAGTCAAGGGTGCTGCGCCAGATCCCGACCCCGGCGCGTACATTGTCGAAAAGAAGCGGTTTTTCGGGTTTACGACCCGGAGGGGCAAGCTCTCGCGACGCAAATCTTCGGCCAAGAAGATTAGTTCTGTAGAGGACTCCTACAAGCGACCCAACAATCAGGGGCCGAATAGCAAAGCTAGCATAGCTCCAGACCAACATGCCCGTATTCaggcagctgcagctgcactcCAAAGGAAGCACCGTGAAGAGCAAGGGCTCGCCAACGGAACAAAATCAACCGCAGGGCAGGATTCGTACTCAACAAAGACCAATTCCGTGATGACTCTACAGCCATCTATTCTGAACGAGGCATCTCAGGCTATGAAATGGGCTAGTAACTACGACAAGAACGCTTACAGGGCCGCTTATCTCAATAATAGCCGTGCTGGGACTGGTGCTGGGACTGGTGCTGTGGTCGATGAACAGAAGGAACAGCCTACCCCCTCAATAACAACTAGCACCCGACAACCGCCTCCTGCTTCTCCTAAGACCTCTGCTCCCCCTTCAGCCGCACCGGTACCAGACGCAACTGAGAAGCCCGCCGATGATGCGAAGGTTAACACTAATCCTGCGAAACAGTCGACCGTAGATTCTCCGACCCCAGAAACCAAGGAATCTGTCGAGCCCGAATTGCCGCACAAACTAAAGAAAGCTGGTTTTAAAAACATGTTTGGAACgaccaagaagaaagagacggaTATTAAGCAACCCATGAAGCCTGTAGAAGGTTctgctgtcgctgctgccCGGGCTGCACTAGAGAGTAAGGCTAGGGCATCTCAGGAACAGCCACCTGCTCGCAATGGTACCACTGTTCTGAGGAAAAAGCCTgttgcagcaacagctccaGCGAAGTCTGTTAAGCAAATCACTGAGGTGCATGAGCCAAAAGCTACTGCGACCCCAGAACCAGAGTCTAGTgccccagcctcagcccCAGCCCAGGTTCCGgagccagcgccagctcCAACTCCAGAAAACATGAGTGATAAACCCAAGATTCGGCGTGAGGCTGAATACGATGCCCTCTCCCGGGTAGATACCAATGAACAGGTAGCGGCCGATCAGGAATTCTCCCGGTTTGACCAGGGACCCTTATTAGAGCAACCTGCGTTTGTTCCTGAAGACTCACCCGTCGAGGAGGCATTCCCTGCGGAGAAGCCTGAGGATGAGCCCACCCCCAGTTCGCCCGTATCTCCACCGCGGATCAACAATGCTTCTCAGGACCGTTGGGCCCAGATTCGCAAGAATGCGGCGGAAAGGATTGTCCAGACTGGAGGCCGTCCAAGTAccgctgatgaggatggcaacACCAGCGAGGAAGAAA GCTTCGAAACTCGCGCCGCCCGAATCAAGGCTAGAGTAGCTGAATTGACCGGAAACATGCAAGCTGCAAACCGGCCCTAA
- a CDS encoding glucose-6-phosphate dehydrogenase gsdA (transcript_id=CADANIAT00010099): MSATIARAEEQQNGSTVELKDDTVIVVLGASGDLAKKKTFPALFGLFRNKFLPKGIKIVGYARTQMDHNEYLKRVRSYIKTPTKEIEEQLNSFCELCTYISGQYDQDDSFKNLAKHLEEIEKNQKEQNRVFYMALPPSVFITVSEQLKRNCYPKNGVARIIVEKPFGKDLQSSRDLQKALEPNWKEEEIFRIDHYLGKEMVKNILIMRFGNEFFNATWNRHHIDNVQITFKEPFGTEGRGGYFDEFGIIRDVMQNHLLQVLTLLAMERPISFSAEDIRDEKVRVLRAMDPIQPKDVIIGQYGRSLDGSKPAYKEDDTVPQDSRCPTFCALVAHIKNERWDGVPFIMKAGKALNEQKTEIRIQFKDVTSGIFKDIPRNELVIRVQPNESVYIKMNSKLPGLSMQTVVTELDLTYRRRFSDLKIPEAYESLILDALKGDHSNFVRDDELDASWRMFTPLLHYLDDNKEIIPMEYPYGSRGPSVLDDFTASYGYKFSDAAGYQWPLTHTTPNRL; this comes from the exons ATGTCCGCCACGATAGCCCGCGCcgaggagcagcagaatggGAG CACTGTCGAACTCAAAGATGACACCGTCATTGTCGTACTAGGTGCCTCCGGGGATcttgcaaagaagaagact TTCCCAGCTCTTTTTGGCCTT TTTCGCAACAAGTTCCTTCCCAAGGGTATCAAGATCGTCGGATATGCCCGGACACAGATGGACCACAATGAATACCTTAAGCGAGTGCGCTCATACATTAAGACCCCGACAAAGGAGATCGAAGAGCAATTGAACAGCTTTTGCGAGCTTTGCACATACATCAGCGGCCAATACGACCAGGATGACTCATTCAAGAACCTCGCCAAGCAccttgaggagattgagaaaaACCAAAAGGAACAGAACAGAGTCTTTTACATGGCGTTGCCCCCCAGCGTTTTCATCACAGTCTCAGAGCAACTAAAACGCAACTGCTACCCCAAAAATGGTGTCGCTCGTATTATT GTCGAGAAACCTTTCGGCAAGGACCTCCAGAGCTCTCGTGATCTCCAGAAGGCCCTTGAGCCCAactggaaagaagaagagatcttcCGTATTGACCACTACCTCGGCAAGGAGATGGTTAAGAACATCCTTATCATGCGCTTTGGCAACGAGTTCTTCAATGCCACCTGGAACCGCCATCACATCGACAACGTTCAG ATCACGTTCAAGGAACCATTCGGTACGGAGGGCCGTGGAGGTTACTTTGATGAATTCGGCATCATCCGTGACGTTATGCAGAACC ACCTTCTGCAAGTTCTCACACTGCTTGCTATGGAGCGAcccatctctttctccgccGAAGACATCCGTGACGAGAAG GTTCGCGTCTTGCGCGCCATGGACCCCATTCAACCCAAGGATGTCATCATCGGCCAGTACGGCAGATCACTAGATGGTAGCAAACCCGCATATAAGGAGGATGATACAGTGCCACAGGACTCTCGCTGCCCCACCTTCTGTGCGCTGGTCGCTCACATCAAGAACGAGAGATGGGATGGTGTTCCTTTCATCATGAAGGCGGGTAAAG CCCTCAACGAACAGAAGACCGAAATCCGTATTCAGTTCAAGGACGTCACTTCTGgcatcttcaaggatatcCCCCGCAACGAGCTTGTCATCCGTGTCCAACCCAACGAATCTGTCTACATCAAGATGAACTCGAAACTTCCTGGACTTTCCATGCAGACCGTGGTTACTGAGCTGGATCTCACCTACCGTCGTCGATTCTCCGACCTCAAGATTCCTGAAGCCTACGAATCTTTGATCTTGGATGCTCTCAAAGGAGACCACTCCAACTTTGTCCGTGACGACGAGCTCGATGCTAGCTGGAGGATGTTCACTCCTCTGCTCCACTACCTCGATGACAACAAGGAGATCATCCCTATGGAATACCCCTACG GTTCCCGCGGGCCCTCCGTTCTTGACGACTTCACCGCTTCCTATGGCTACAAGTTCAGTGATGCTGCGGGATACCAGTGGCCGTTGACGCACACTACGCCTAACAGGCTGTAG
- a CDS encoding putative sucrose transporter (transcript_id=CADANIAT00010098), whose amino-acid sequence MPQAARWVGSPSIKGRTESMRMALLTFSLLGLQFTWGIEMTCVIADRSRSKWGRRRPFMIGGSLIVTVCLLVLGWTTEIVGVFVKDAEKAASVTIALAVLSIYAVDFAINVASSTSMCSELNRRYVTYTLATSWVRVGIFGTALGDTQFKQMTVIAALALLGAIAVTSYSVKERILITARDSDGKAGAFQVVTQLFRTTMDLPPRIQAICWAQFWAWIGWFPFLFYSTTWVGETYFRYEVPKDADRPVDMLGEVGRVGSLSLVVFSSITFISSVLLPFCVQSPDTKRARFTPRPPPGIAALLTKFMKIRPDLQTTWLISHVVFAATMIFAPLARSRAFATFLVAICGIPWAVSCWAPFAFMGVEINRLAMNPSQASRLSGVTMITSSSIRSGAYGDLNSSDASEMDVLRLNHHDQDDDSDAEDGISNIPSTGELAGIYLGVLNVYTTLPQFVGTFISWIVFSILEPGSTKRDDSASDSTWMDLDKSTPNAISICLFIGALCALIAMEATRRMRYIL is encoded by the exons ATGCCACAAGCTGCAAGATGGGTGGGCTCACCCTCAATCAAGGGACGGACGGAGTCCATGCGGATGGCGCTGTTGACCTTCAGCTTATTGGGGTTACA ATTTACCTGGGGCATTGAGATGACCT GTGTCATTGCAGACAGGTCACGGTCTAAatggggaagacgaaggcCATTTATGATTGGAGGATCATTGATTGTTACGGTGTGCTTGTTGGTGCTGGGATGGACAACGGAGATCGTCGGTGTCTTTGTCAAGGACGCGGAGAAA GCTGCAAGCGTCACAATTGCTCTCGCCGTGCTCAGCATTTACGCTGTTGACTTCGCCATCAACGTCG CATCTAGTACAAGCATGTGCTCGGAGCTTAATCGTCGATACGTTACCTATACCCTCGCAACAAGCTGGGTCCGCGTGGG TATCTTTGGGACTGCTTTAGGCGACACCCAGTTCAAGCAAATGACAGTCATTGCTGCGTTGGCCTTACTGGGTGCGATAGCTGTTACGTCCTACTCTGTGAAGGAGAGAATATTAATCACCGCGAG AGATTCTGATGGGAAAGCCGGAGCTTTCCAGGTAGTTACGCAGTTATTCAGGACCACCATGGATTTACCTCCACGTATTCAAGCCATTTGCTGGGCGCAATTCTGGGCCTGGATCG GTTGGTTTCCGTTCCTCTTCTACAGTACTACATGGGTTGGCGAGACCTACTTTCGGTACGAAGTCCCCAAGGACGCAGACCGACCAGTGGATATGCTGGGAGAAGTCGGCCGCGTTGGAAGTCTTTCACTAgtcgtcttctcctccatcaccttcatcaGTTCCGTTCTTCTACCATTCTGCGTCCAGTCGCCAGATACTAAGCGGGCCCGGTTTACCCCACGGCCTCCTCCCGGCATAGCAGCCTTGCTCACAAAATTCATGAAGATACGCCCCGACCTCCAAACGACTTGGCTTATCTCCCATGTTGTCTTCGCAGCTACGATGATTTTTGCCCCTCTGGCCCGTTCCCGTGCCTTTGCAACCTTCCTCGTTGCTATTTGCGGCATCCCTTGGGCCGTCAGCTGCTGGGCCCCCTTCGCATTCATGGGCGTCGAAATTAATCGCCTCGCAATGAACCCCTCCCAAGCTTCTCGCCTCTCCGGCGTAACAATGatcacctcctcctccatccgcTCAGGCGCGTACGGCGACCTCAACAGCTCGGATGCCTCGGAAATGGATGTTCTCCGGCTTAACCATCACGACCAAGACGATGACTCCGACGCCGAAGACGGCATCTCCAACATCCCCTCCACGGGCGAGCTTGCCGGCATTTACCTTGGCGTGCTCAATGTCTACACAACTCTCCCCCAGTTTGTCGGAACCTTCATCAGTTGGATTGTCTTTAGCATCCTCGAACCAGGGAGCACAAAGCGCGACGACTCGGCGAGCGACTCAACGTGGATGGACCTCGACAAGAGCACACCGAACGCCATTTCGATTTGTCTTTTCATCGGCGCTTTGTGTGCCCTTATTGCTATGGAGGCTACGAGGCGAATGCGGTATATTCTATAA